The sequence GCGATAGTAACGATTTATTGTGTTCCGATTAATCTGCAAAAGACTCGAGGCCTGGGTGGCTGTTAGCTCCAGGGCGAATGCTTGCAGAATCTTTTTCTGCTTGTATCCGCCTAATTTGCTGTTATTCATTGACTTACAAGGTAATTTCTTATACCTTGATAGTCAAGCCCCAATAGCTGAAGATTGACACCGGATTTGCCTGTGGCAGCACATGCCTGGCTCACGCATACAACTTGCGTGCTGCTGCCTGCTGTGGAGGTCGGCGTACTTTTGTAGCGCTCATCAGCTAGGGTACTAGCATCGAAATGGGTTTAAGCTTGGGCAGAGCCGTTTACGGGAGAAATTTACGTTTCTTTATAATGCCCGTTGTATACAGGGTGGTAAGCACTAGTGCCAGGCCCGCAAGAAAGAGGAAAGAATGCCACGCGAGCCCGTAGAAGGCCTGCGTAGCAAAATAGCCGACCCCAAACAGGGCAAGCCAGGTAAACACGCTGGCTACCACTGCAAGCAGAATCAGTACCAAGGGCACTACGAGGGTAATTGCCTCTTTGGCAACATCTGTCTTGACCACTGCGATAAGTGCTGTATTAAAAACCGCAAGAGCTACAGACAGCCCGGAGAAGATGGCGGCCCTGGCCCCATAGCCCCCCAGGCCCTGTAGAAGTAGAATAAGAATAGGCCCACCCACTATGCCCGCCAGGGCACTCAGGCCGGCTAGAATAAGGAGGAATACAAAGAATTCTAAGGTGTCCATTTTCCCTTTTTTCTGGTGTTGAGGTTTAGCGGTATTGCGTGCGGTATGTTTCAGCTGTTTGACACCCGGCATGCGGCGCAGAGCCTGGACGTGCTGGTTTTTGGGGTAGTGCGTGCTGGTTAGCTTGGTCTCCGGGCTGCCAGGGCCCTGCCCGGGCAGGGAGGGCACGGCAGGCAGGGGTACCGGTGCCGAAGCAGGCTGGGGAGACACGGCCGGTACCGTAACACGGGCCGCACCTTTGCGTAGCCCCTCATGTCTGTAGCCAGGCCGGTAGAGTGCCCTGCCAGGCAGTAGATGTAGAAGGATTGTAAAAAATCTGGGCACATAATCCTGTCAGCAAATCTCATGCCAGCTGAGCCAGGGGTAGGATTTTATACGGTTACACAAGGTCGGTATGGCCTACTGGTGCCCGAGGTCGGAACAGAGTGCATACCAAGCTCCCTAAGAATCGTGGTACATATCTAGATGTCCAAGGCCTACCATAGCGATCGTAAAGCCCGGTATTTCTGTACTGACTGATTAAAGTGCCCGGAAATACCACCTTCGTACAGGCAAAGGGTAGACAGAAACTACTGGTAGCCAGGGGCCGGCTGGCCGGGGGCTGTGCCCTACCATTCGGGCACCAATTTTTACCGTTCGCGCACCCATTCATGTTATACTCTGCTTTCGTGCATATATTGGGGCTATGTACAGGCTCTCGTACGCTATTCCGTTGCTGCTGGCCCTCGCGCTTTGTCCGAACGTTGCCCAGGCCCAGCGCACCTGGTATTTTGGAAACAGGGCGGGGGTTTCTTTTGCCAACCCCGCCAACCCCGTAGGGATAACCGGCAGCCAGATGAATACCCAGGAGGGCTGTACCGCCGGTTATGATACCGATGGGAGCCTGCTCTTCTATACCGACGGTAGTACGCTATGGGACGCAGATCATGCAGTTGTGGCTACCGACCTGCGGGGTGGCGGTTCTTCCACCCAGTCGGGCGTAGTGGTGCGTGCCCCAGGATCGTGCAATGAATTTTATGTTTTTTCCGTACAGCAGCTGAACGGGGGCACGCCCGGAGACTTGCATTATTCCCGGGTGCAGGATGATGGTACGGGC comes from Bacteroidota bacterium and encodes:
- a CDS encoding IS1595 family transposase codes for the protein MNNSKLGGYKQKKILQAFALELTATQASSLLQINRNTINRYYR